A window of Centroberyx gerrardi isolate f3 chromosome 6, fCenGer3.hap1.cur.20231027, whole genome shotgun sequence genomic DNA:
CTAAGGTAATCAAGTCCCAAGTTCAACTCTGAGTCATCAGTATTCAAGTCATTGAAACTGGGCCTCCAGGATTTGAGCACTACTACAACACTGACCATATTATATGGTGAAGTCAGTGTTGTGCAGGTTCAAACATGTTCCAGGCTTTTGGTGGGCTTAACATTAATGGAGATTATTTCAATTTATCTTGCCAACAATGCCAAATACATGCATGTCAAATGTTCATATGGATCTCCATGTAGTAATCAGAATTGATCATTGCCACTTAAAGTGCtctttttgaaacattttggaTTGAGAATGGCTCTATTGGCTCAACCACCCTTATTTACTACATAAAGTTCATAGTGGGGCAAACTGCCTTCCAGGTTGTGGGTGAAGCACAGGCTGAATTTGTAACGTGAGTGTATAAAAGCAGTAGTTCTCAAGCTGTGTTGAAAAGCTTAATTACATCAAATAATTTTGAGAGGACaattttaattgaattaaaataGTTTATTTAATGTACTTAACATCATAAATTGAAAaggcaacatttaaaaaaaaaaaaatcatccttATTTTGGTCTctacattcaatttaatttgCCATTGGTAGATGCACATGGTACATAATGATGGAATTTAAATGTACAGATGTGTTAATGAATGATATGGCTACCTACAGCAGAAGATCAAAACATTCTCTGACAAAGTGGATTATTATACATTTAAAAGTATAAAACATCACAATTCGATCCATGTGTCCCTTTAACAGATTCATCTATAGACTATTGGATGCTACATGAAGCCATATGAGTAAAAATAAGTTGAACATCACAACTAACAAATTGAgggctcagcagttcagaaaacAAATCATATTAACAACCACAGGCTAAAAGGACGGCTGATCTTGCTGACTTGAAACAGTAGTTTGGCAACTGAACTGTAACAGTAAGCTTAATTATGTAATACAATTATACCAGGAGCTGAGAATGGTGGATGACTACCCACTTCTGCTACCATAGTTTACCATCATATGATATATAATGCCTGTCTTAGCCATGGGATGGTTTTCCATGCATCACAGCCCAACTGGTGTCTGTTTAATAAGCCTTGCAACTGTGTTCATAATTGGGACCCCCACTGTTTTTTAAgtgatgaaaaatgtaaaaaaaaattggctcATCTTTACCAAGGGGGCCAATAATTAATGATGGTGTACTGTATCTAGCTTAAAGACGGTGTTGTCTGGAGTCATCTAAATTTTAAGGGTCTCATTTAAACATCAGTCATTGCACAGTTATACATGTTGCCAAGGTGTCACGTATTCCATCAACTCATTTAAAGAAGGTCGTCTGACAGTTTAAGTCAAATTGATTATATACAACGCCAGTTAAAAATATACTATAACATTAATTGTATAGATTTAAATCCCTTATTCCATTTTATTGGATATAGTTTCCACATGTAGGCTAAATACAAAGTAATCTGATAAACCCTCTCACCCTAGATTAGATATGGATTATGGAAGTGTATGGAGGTATAGAGAAACAAAGTGATTTCATCATTTTGGATGTATGTGCAGTAGTAGTTTTGGTGGCAGGAGATCATAAAGGTGCGAGCCATGCAGCCCGGTGCAGGCAATCATTCAATATCCTGTTCATTTCCTCATAGGAAAACAATTAGCAAGTTGCATGATGACCATATGAGTAGGCTACTTGTTGAATCAAGGACTACAAAATGACTGCAAACTTCATCTCTCTATTCCATAACCACTAATTAAAAGATTTCCACATTGTCTGattcataacaataaaaaaaatgcaacaattaCTGACATACCGTATTGTTTCTAAATACCTATTTACCTATTAGCAACCCATAAAGCATAACGGCATAATGTGGAATGGAAATGTGCATTACTCAATAATGCGTAGTGTCTCAGTGGCGGGGGAAGAGGTAGAAGAGTTTTGTTAAAGTGCATCTGTCTTTGGTTGGCATCTGTCTTTTGGTGGGAGAGGGAAAATCTTCAAAGCGGTTCATGACCTGTGTGggtgaagagagggaaagaaagttAGTTTGGCTTAGCgtaatgaaacaaataaaacatcctTCATTACTGATTATTTAGTACGGTCCCGCTGTGTGTGTAACACAATTGCTGTTGATTTTACCTATTAGATTGCAATGATGAGTGGTCAGTTTTTAGTCAAAGTGTCATATCTTCTTTGCAAATTTCATACCAAGAAACAGTTTCCAGTCACAAAACTTACTTTCCTGAACAGTTCCTCAATGTGATCCTGTTGGCAACGGGCCCTGAACACCTCAACAATGTACTGGACAAGAAAAGACCCATGCTTTGGTTGTCTATATGAGACAGTATCTGCAGGATAAAATACAGAAATGGCAAATATATGAATTGATATTGTTTAGGGTAACTAGTCTTGGCTGTTATCTATCAACTTCTATGAAAAGTTTAcagttgaaatgtttttttctctcctcgcTTATAAACTGGCAAATACGACCTGGACTGACCAGGAGTGGAGGACAGAAGGGAGATGAAgtctttttctttgtgtgcCATCCTCAAAGCATCTTCCTCCATGTCGTCTATATCAGCAGATGGGAAGGGACCGGGCTGGGACCAAGCATCTGGTGTCATATCATCATTGCCACCAAGCCCATCACTAACCATCACAGCTCCTTCCCTTTCTGAAACATACATGGCATACCTTGAATATAAGCGTGTGCACAATAACAAACCAGACTTGAGTTATACAAAAAGAATGCTATGTtactaaacaaaacaacaggtAGAATAAAGCTTTAGACACAAGCAAACTATTACGCATCTCATAGATTACGATAGCTGTTCATATTAAAATGACTCTGTAATGATTTTAACAGTTACGCTAATCTGGGTTCTAACTGCAGTATGTTGGTGTTTCCATGACGAAGATGAGAAGATCACCTCCTCTGCAGGCCTGGATGATGATGACCTTGGGTTTGTTCAGCAGAGCAGGACAATTCTGTGTGCTCAAGTGTCTGTAGATATTGTCGATGGGGAACTCGTCGGGTCGGTCCTCCCTCCAGTGGACGCCGAGGATGGCTCCCATTTTCCCGTGAGACATGATgatcacaaacacactgtctgtctcctgGAGGCCCGGATGTTGAGAGAAGTTTCTCACAGCTGCGTCGATTTCCTGTGAGAACACGATAAGTCAGTCAGACACCAGTTACTGTATCGCTCAATCAACTAGATGAATCCTTTAACGAgatcttttttttgtcctttccCTTGTGAAGCAGTACCTGTCCACTGAGGTTCCTGTGTTTCACCACTGTGTATCCCAGATCTGTGAGCAGCTTCTCCATGTTCTGTTCGTCTTTCTCAGCTCCATTCCTATTCTTTGTCGCATCAGTAAAATCCTTATTGGTGATTAGCAGGGCCAGGCGACTCCTCGTGGACTTCACAGGGTAAATCTAACAGAACAAATTATATAAAGGCAGCACATTAGGATGATTAAAGAACATGGttaaaaattaacattttgaacAGATTCATTTATAATACAGAACCTAATTGACCAACTTCACGGACCTGAATTCAGCCTTGTCTGAGACTCAAAAATTAAAAATCTTACAGGAAACATTACGTAATGTACACTGTACATGCATCTATAAAATTACAATTTAAGAAATGATATGATTTGAAGATATTACACTGAGCTTAATTTAAGAGAACAACCACCAATCTAATTGTCCTCTTGCAGTGAAACTACAGTATTTTACATTAATTACATTATGTATAGTAATGGCAAATGGCTAAGAGTAGATCTGGCAGTAAATTGACCATATCAGATATGTGATATGGCTTTTAGAATTGTATGATTATGAATGGCTTACATCGTTGTCCGTCTGTGTGTTGGAGGTATTAAGACCGGGGATGAGGAAGGGGGCCATTGTCAGACTCTCCACGGGAAAAGGGCCGTCAGCTGGGAACAGCAAAGCAGAGGGTCACTGCCATGATTACAGTTCAAAACTCTGTCGATTTGTGTACTACACTTCACAGCTTTGGGTATGATGATGTCAAAGTTGCAGGATTTGTGTAACGCACTTCAATAAAAGGAGGATAAAGCTCCGACTAGCTCCGATAAGCACAACGACAGCAGTGACCAGCGTTACTGAAAGAAGCCAACTCACCTGCCGGAGCCTGAGCTTCCCCAGCGGACAGACCCAGGCTGGAGTGAAGTTCAGGGTCTCTGATCTTCAGGTGAGCGATCATCTTCCTGCTGGCGttgtctcctttcttcttcaccATGTCTATGAGACTGCGTACCCTGTCTGTTCTGGCACTGTTTTCCTCAAGTATTGATTCTTTCTCCCCATCATTCAAGACTTCATCCTCTAAAAGGTCATCCAGGAGATACTTAAGAACTGGGGTTGTAATCTTGTCCACAAGCGCACAGCGAACCCTGGCAAGCTCCTTAtctagagaaagagacaaaatgaCATGACCAAAACAGGAGAATAAGGCatttaaaaataatgttttcctACTATTATGATGAAACttcactgaaaataaaaataaaaacatttataacAATTTCACATCATAGTATGACTTCCGATTCAGACCATATCTCTAAAAAAAGATAAAGGTTTTTGGCTTATACTGGGCTGACCTGACACATGTTGATAGTGTTTCGCCTGATCATGAAAAATCTCTTGATCCTTAATTATCAATACTATGTTGATTCCACTGAACTGGATGTtatgaatataaaaaatatatataagttGGCGTTTAAACCCACATGTTCATTTTGCTTGTGGTCGATGACTATATGCCAACTTGTGAATTGATCTTTTGAAACAAAAcgtgtaggcctactgtatcaTAGGCTTTTTGTatatgattttcttttctttacataCGAAAACGGTAAATGAGGCCGACATGAGCGAGCGCAGTGAAAGTGA
This region includes:
- the LOC139933709 gene encoding caspase a yields the protein MADKELARVRCALVDKITTPVLKYLLDDLLEDEVLNDGEKESILEENSARTDRVRSLIDMVKKKGDNASRKMIAHLKIRDPELHSSLGLSAGEAQAPAADGPFPVESLTMAPFLIPGLNTSNTQTDNDIYPVKSTRSRLALLITNKDFTDATKNRNGAEKDEQNMEKLLTDLGYTVVKHRNLSGQEIDAAVRNFSQHPGLQETDSVFVIIMSHGKMGAILGVHWREDRPDEFPIDNIYRHLSTQNCPALLNKPKVIIIQACRGEREGAVMVSDGLGGNDDMTPDAWSQPGPFPSADIDDMEEDALRMAHKEKDFISLLSSTPDTVSYRQPKHGSFLVQYIVEVFRARCQQDHIEELFRKVMNRFEDFPSPTKRQMPTKDRCTLTKLFYLFPRH